The following proteins are encoded in a genomic region of Lachnospiraceae bacterium KM106-2:
- a CDS encoding transcriptional regulator, TetR family, with protein MRSKEKSMQRIVSSVTELLTQGELDKLTIGDITNHCHMTRQLFYHYFKDKYDVVAWIYKNDFQNLIDQIPDYITYQDLLLEVLHLLKSKQLFYGHALQSKDYNALSTIMITHINLILSCYIRRSVTDVPQDQLNFLIDFYSHGAVRCLTELLTSLISFHEDQLSEWLIDTLPYSIRSQILKCKIKSADLLVSF; from the coding sequence TGCAACGAATTGTCAGCTCAGTTACCGAATTATTAACCCAAGGTGAATTGGATAAACTTACGATCGGTGATATTACAAATCATTGCCATATGACCAGACAACTATTTTATCATTATTTCAAAGATAAATATGATGTGGTCGCTTGGATCTATAAAAATGATTTCCAGAACCTAATTGATCAAATTCCAGATTACATAACATATCAGGACTTGTTGCTTGAAGTATTGCATTTATTAAAATCAAAACAACTTTTTTATGGTCATGCTTTACAATCGAAAGACTATAATGCCTTGTCGACGATCATGATCACCCATATCAATTTAATTCTATCCTGCTATATTAGGCGTTCTGTCACTGACGTGCCCCAAGATCAGCTAAATTTCCTGATCGACTTTTATTCCCACGGCGCCGTCAGATGTTTAACTGAACTTCTTACTTCCCTCATCTCATTTCATGAAGATCAACTCTCGGAATGGTTAATTGATACTCTTCCCTATTCCATTCGCTCACAGATCCTTAAATGTAAGATCAAGTCTGCTGATCTTCTTGTATCATTCTAA
- a CDS encoding ATP-dependent DNA helicase rep, translating to MSVTVEEEFYLKLVLHRLNGQVDQMKEKIEQWKTKIQKQKEFLWDNTSDMDEEERLENKQSIEQDVMLLNAYQRYYEQLQRLKSSPYFGKIRFSYEEDGAILPVYIGIMGFYDRKEDQSYIYDWRAPISSLYYEYEMGKASFEAPDGIIRGTIEEKKQFQIQDGTLKYMIDTNLRIDDEVLLQQLSNHNEGRMRQVVATIQKEQNRIIREDKVKTLIINGTAGSGKTVVALHRVAWLLYNHRKQLRSDNIMILSPNALFSDYISEVLPELGEENVIMKEWDDLMADMLLIEDPYEYKNDQINYILNCEDEEDPRYQRIVLKSSTDYYHQLNAFLKNKRADNEAQLIALYLTFLKEVSIIEPGMEEYQNEFGEICYEDILAVFYMQVKLLGAGAFGSIRHLLIDEMQDYTIFQYAILNTLFSCSKTILGDENQVLRKGEPVTKILQAIYPEASMIEMNQSYRSTKEINDFANQILSITNTQNVNRHGKKPEVLEFESKEQMLRQLQEKLGALKDTFYESIAILCDGAEESYQWYEWIQEKCDVTLIKETTTVYPEGILVLPAYLSKGLEFDAVIILKTQDCGIEEVRRQTYYIEATRALHELCVYQLKDES from the coding sequence ATGTCAGTAACTGTAGAAGAAGAGTTCTATTTAAAATTAGTTTTACATCGACTAAACGGCCAAGTTGATCAGATGAAAGAAAAAATAGAACAGTGGAAGACGAAGATCCAGAAGCAGAAGGAATTCTTGTGGGATAATACTTCGGATATGGATGAAGAAGAACGATTAGAGAACAAGCAGTCGATCGAACAGGATGTAATGCTGTTAAATGCTTATCAACGCTATTATGAGCAGTTACAACGGCTTAAATCTTCTCCATACTTTGGAAAGATCCGTTTCTCTTATGAAGAGGACGGGGCGATATTACCTGTCTACATAGGAATCATGGGCTTTTACGACCGAAAAGAGGATCAGTCTTATATCTATGACTGGAGAGCACCGATTTCTTCCCTTTATTATGAGTATGAGATGGGAAAGGCATCCTTTGAGGCACCAGATGGGATCATTCGTGGAACAATCGAGGAGAAGAAGCAATTTCAGATTCAGGATGGAACGCTGAAATATATGATCGATACCAATTTACGAATTGATGATGAAGTTTTATTACAGCAATTAAGTAATCATAATGAAGGCCGTATGAGACAAGTGGTTGCGACGATTCAAAAAGAACAGAATCGTATCATTCGTGAGGACAAGGTAAAAACGCTTATTATCAATGGTACAGCGGGAAGCGGCAAGACAGTCGTAGCACTTCATCGGGTCGCCTGGTTATTATATAATCACCGGAAACAGCTCCGCTCGGATAATATTATGATTTTATCGCCAAACGCACTCTTTTCAGATTATATTTCCGAAGTACTGCCAGAGCTTGGTGAAGAAAATGTGATCATGAAAGAATGGGATGATCTTATGGCAGATATGCTTTTGATCGAAGATCCTTATGAATATAAAAATGATCAAATCAATTACATATTAAATTGTGAGGACGAAGAAGATCCTCGTTATCAAAGGATAGTACTCAAATCGTCCACAGACTATTATCATCAGCTGAATGCGTTTCTAAAAAATAAAAGAGCGGATAATGAAGCTCAGTTGATCGCATTGTATCTCACATTCCTAAAGGAAGTTTCAATCATAGAGCCAGGAATGGAAGAATACCAAAATGAGTTTGGCGAGATTTGTTATGAGGATATCTTAGCCGTCTTTTATATGCAGGTGAAATTGCTAGGGGCAGGAGCATTTGGATCGATCCGTCATCTGCTAATCGATGAGATGCAGGATTATACAATCTTTCAATATGCCATTTTAAATACGTTATTTTCCTGTTCTAAAACAATTTTAGGTGATGAGAATCAAGTTTTACGAAAGGGAGAACCCGTTACTAAAATCCTTCAGGCGATTTATCCTGAGGCATCTATGATAGAGATGAACCAAAGTTATCGTTCTACCAAGGAGATCAATGATTTTGCAAATCAGATCCTATCGATTACGAATACACAAAATGTAAATCGACATGGTAAGAAACCTGAGGTACTAGAATTTGAGTCAAAAGAGCAGATGCTTCGTCAATTGCAAGAAAAGCTAGGAGCGTTAAAAGATACTTTTTATGAGTCAATTGCAATCCTATGTGATGGAGCAGAAGAATCCTATCAATGGTATGAGTGGATACAAGAGAAGTGCGATGTTACCTTGATCAAAGAGACAACAACGGTTTATCCAGAAGGAATCTTGGTACTCCCTGCTTATTTATCAAAAGGACTGGAATTTGATGCCGTCATTATATTAAAGACGCAGGATTGTGGAATTGAGGAAGTAAGAAGACAGACTTATTACATTGAAGCGACAAGAGCATTACATGAGCTATGCGTATATCAATTAAAAGATGAATCATGA
- a CDS encoding probable flavoprotein: protein MKDLKLKEGLYWTGIIDDELRVFDIIMYTEFGTTYNSYVMQAKDKVILFETAKAGFVDEYIDKLKELVDVTKIDYLIVDHTEPDHAGSVEKLLELSPRMQIIATGCAIGFLKNIVNRDFYSHAVKDNEKMTIGDKTFHFMIVPNLHWPDTMFTYIEEDKVLATCDSFGSHYAFQDVLASKVTNLDDYWKATKYYFDCIIGPYKPYMLKALDRIEDLPIDMICTGHGPVLDCRIEEMKKTYREWCTVINPNKKKTVVMPYVSAYGYTKQIGEKIAEGIQAAGDIDVKLYDMVDYDQGEVLEQIGFADGLLFGTPTIVGEALKPIWDLTTSIFAETHGGKLASAFGSYGWSGEGVPHIIERLKQLRMNVVDGLQIKFKPNESDFIDAYDYGFHFGNELIKPINKGKKQSKGKSHLVKCIVCGEIFDSSLDICPVCGVGREYFVDVPDLSTDFRNNTSNSYVILGNGAAGISAARAIRERDATGNILMITNEAYLAYNRPMLTKSLISEINLEQLVIHEESWYVENKIEQLLSSEVVGINTTEKMIILSDKSTITYTKLIYALGAHSFIPEFKGGNLPEIVAIRGIDDVKKIASIISNTKKAVVIGGGVLGLEAAWELKKSNLEVTVLEMQNRLMPRQLDEEASELIQTICQEHQIKIRTGVKIAGIVGESHVTGVSLEDGETIEGGLVIISCGIQPNLTLAKAAGIQVGKRGIEVDDQMRTNIEDIYACGDCAEYKGINFGLWSEALEQGRVAGANVAGEQITYEQVSAALTFHGMETALYANGDNGQKPDVNYKTIERKDKSKRQYEKYYFANNQLCGVILVGDVSRMAKISELLERKATYQEVIS from the coding sequence ATGAAAGACTTAAAATTAAAAGAAGGGCTGTATTGGACGGGTATTATAGATGATGAACTCCGCGTATTTGATATTATCATGTATACGGAATTTGGTACAACTTATAATTCCTATGTCATGCAGGCAAAAGATAAAGTCATTTTATTTGAAACTGCAAAAGCAGGATTTGTAGATGAATATATTGATAAGTTAAAAGAATTAGTTGATGTCACTAAAATTGATTATCTGATTGTAGATCATACGGAACCGGACCACGCAGGCAGTGTGGAGAAACTTCTTGAATTGAGTCCTAGAATGCAGATCATTGCAACTGGTTGTGCCATTGGATTTCTAAAGAATATTGTGAATCGGGATTTCTATAGCCATGCGGTGAAGGATAATGAGAAAATGACGATTGGTGATAAGACCTTTCATTTTATGATCGTACCAAATCTTCATTGGCCGGATACAATGTTTACGTATATCGAAGAAGATAAGGTGTTAGCAACCTGTGATTCATTTGGATCTCACTATGCCTTTCAGGATGTTCTTGCTAGTAAGGTCACAAATTTGGATGATTATTGGAAAGCTACAAAATACTATTTTGATTGTATCATTGGTCCTTATAAACCTTATATGTTAAAAGCATTGGATCGCATAGAAGATCTTCCGATCGATATGATCTGTACCGGCCATGGTCCTGTTCTTGATTGTAGAATCGAAGAGATGAAAAAGACTTACCGGGAATGGTGTACGGTTATTAATCCGAATAAGAAAAAGACAGTCGTAATGCCATATGTAAGTGCATATGGTTATACAAAGCAGATTGGTGAAAAAATTGCAGAAGGTATTCAAGCGGCTGGTGATATTGATGTTAAACTCTATGATATGGTAGATTATGACCAAGGTGAAGTATTAGAACAAATTGGATTTGCAGATGGTCTTCTATTTGGTACGCCAACAATTGTAGGAGAAGCACTAAAACCAATCTGGGATTTGACAACATCAATTTTTGCTGAGACTCATGGAGGTAAGCTTGCCAGTGCTTTCGGTAGCTATGGCTGGAGCGGTGAAGGAGTCCCACATATTATTGAAAGATTAAAGCAGCTTCGTATGAACGTAGTAGATGGATTACAGATTAAATTCAAACCGAATGAGAGCGATTTCATTGATGCCTACGATTATGGCTTCCACTTTGGAAATGAACTGATTAAACCGATCAATAAAGGAAAGAAGCAGTCAAAAGGAAAGTCTCATCTGGTAAAATGTATCGTTTGTGGAGAAATCTTCGATTCTTCTCTAGATATTTGTCCTGTGTGTGGAGTCGGAAGAGAGTATTTTGTTGATGTTCCGGATCTCTCAACAGACTTTAGAAATAATACATCTAATTCCTATGTGATCCTTGGCAATGGTGCCGCAGGAATTAGTGCCGCCAGAGCGATCAGGGAGCGGGATGCGACCGGAAATATCTTGATGATCACGAATGAAGCTTATCTTGCTTATAATCGTCCAATGCTGACAAAGAGCTTAATATCAGAAATTAATCTAGAACAGTTAGTCATTCATGAGGAATCCTGGTATGTTGAAAATAAGATTGAACAGTTATTAAGTTCAGAAGTAGTCGGAATCAACACCACGGAAAAGATGATCATTTTATCGGATAAATCAACCATCACTTATACGAAGTTGATCTATGCTTTAGGTGCACACAGTTTCATACCAGAATTTAAAGGAGGGAACCTTCCTGAGATTGTAGCTATCCGAGGAATTGATGATGTTAAGAAGATCGCAAGTATTATCAGCAATACAAAGAAAGCGGTTGTGATCGGTGGCGGAGTCTTAGGATTAGAGGCTGCATGGGAGCTAAAAAAATCAAATCTAGAAGTAACTGTACTTGAAATGCAGAATCGTTTGATGCCAAGGCAACTAGATGAAGAAGCAAGTGAGCTGATCCAGACAATATGCCAGGAACACCAGATAAAGATTCGAACCGGAGTTAAAATTGCAGGGATTGTAGGAGAGAGTCATGTCACAGGAGTCAGCTTAGAAGACGGTGAAACGATCGAAGGCGGTCTTGTTATTATTTCTTGTGGAATCCAGCCTAATCTTACTCTTGCTAAAGCAGCCGGTATTCAAGTTGGTAAACGTGGCATCGAGGTAGATGATCAGATGAGAACCAATATAGAAGATATTTATGCGTGTGGTGACTGTGCCGAATATAAAGGAATCAACTTTGGTTTGTGGTCAGAAGCATTAGAACAAGGTCGAGTTGCGGGAGCAAATGTGGCAGGAGAGCAGATTACGTATGAGCAAGTTTCAGCCGCTTTAACATTTCATGGTATGGAGACTGCATTATATGCTAATGGCGATAATGGCCAAAAACCAGATGTGAATTATAAGACGATTGAGAGAAAAGATAAATCAAAAAGACAATATGAGAAATACTACTTTGCCAATAATCAGTTATGTGGTGTTATATTGGTGGGAGATGTCAGCAGAATGGCTAAAATATCTGAATTATTAGAGAGAAAGGCAACGTATCAGGAAGTGATCAGTTGA
- a CDS encoding regulatory protein, LuxR: MNVNEIPVLSVKLKVPRPRKAFVERKALLGSLDGIMLHKVTVIKAGAGSGKTTLLSVYIKQHPSLQAKWLSLDENMNQVLIFWRYLIESIQSELTLDMGNVLSCFEGNMPSEVLWQLISRIVNNLEEVAPFVLVLDDFQYIKDEFLCKTIDYFIENLPEQVHIVLLSRTMPAIYLGALQIEGDLLLIQDEQVRMTKEEGKEFLLQTIGLSKEEELIDSLVEKSNGWVGGLQLMAIASSGMNMGSILSGNANEQVIYEYISKEIFRYLSEDVREFLKKTGILSYFNKEICSQYVPEYPFEKMMQAIVGRNMFVIELDEEKQEYRYHSILQDYLIHLMEEEEGTKALRIQAARVYDEVGDYDECMHQLFAAGEYQTIMKQLLTMPQNATTTAYMMKVPLQEIKYNLDFAYQYFFCYYVALNPKKCDEIYEYIKQNCKQDESVLLFRYANLFFDINWEFKGIPTIPLEKIELIPVNDVSKAHLLVKEAYFIFLQDRYEEAMQYLDRAEEIYYKTQNEYVESFVLAIRTQLLEDHGNLKDALTYYEKMRLFVEHPISLAASYYIGIAGVYIKQLDMVHAKESLERAKACIHKDVPNVKSAYLYTYAEYCYVLGKENITEEIISELGSEKMYQNIFFLARLLRYPIYRGNHMDMAEKFLEDYNASNEILKGNDSELLCAGILYDLNRLDEVKEKIDALILNARKTQNYLKIVETDLLKVRYLYEQTNQEREMLDTLTEAITYAYKKGIALPIWFEKDTVRKILSDEKYDMAKRITEPQKVFTWKILNFKGVEETTVARPYDLTEREFEVVNELKKGYTNKEIADHLCISLATVKTHMINIYSKLGVNNRVAAINKVNK; the protein is encoded by the coding sequence GTGAATGTAAATGAGATTCCGGTGCTTTCAGTAAAACTTAAAGTACCAAGACCAAGAAAAGCATTTGTAGAAAGAAAAGCATTATTAGGATCACTTGATGGAATAATGCTTCATAAAGTGACTGTGATCAAAGCAGGAGCGGGTAGTGGAAAGACTACCCTTCTTTCTGTATATATCAAACAGCATCCATCCTTGCAGGCAAAATGGTTATCCTTAGACGAGAATATGAATCAAGTACTCATCTTTTGGCGATATCTGATCGAGAGTATCCAAAGTGAGCTAACGCTTGATATGGGAAATGTTCTTAGCTGCTTTGAAGGAAATATGCCAAGTGAGGTATTATGGCAGTTAATTTCTAGAATAGTTAATAATCTGGAAGAGGTTGCTCCCTTTGTATTGGTACTAGATGACTTTCAATATATCAAAGATGAATTCTTATGTAAGACCATCGATTATTTTATTGAGAATTTACCGGAACAAGTACATATTGTATTATTAAGCAGAACAATGCCGGCTATTTACCTTGGAGCACTTCAGATCGAGGGAGATCTGTTGTTGATCCAAGATGAACAAGTTCGGATGACAAAAGAAGAAGGAAAAGAATTTCTACTACAAACGATCGGGTTGTCCAAAGAAGAAGAATTGATCGATTCTCTAGTAGAGAAGAGCAATGGATGGGTCGGGGGCCTTCAGCTCATGGCAATTGCCTCCTCAGGGATGAATATGGGCTCAATATTATCAGGAAATGCAAATGAACAGGTGATTTATGAATATATATCAAAAGAGATTTTTAGGTATTTATCCGAGGATGTAAGAGAGTTTTTGAAGAAGACCGGAATCTTATCCTATTTTAACAAAGAAATCTGTAGCCAGTATGTCCCAGAGTATCCATTTGAGAAAATGATGCAGGCGATCGTAGGAAGAAATATGTTTGTTATTGAGTTGGATGAAGAGAAACAAGAGTATCGCTATCACTCCATTCTTCAGGATTATCTGATTCATCTTATGGAGGAAGAAGAAGGGACGAAAGCACTTAGGATACAGGCAGCTAGGGTTTATGATGAGGTAGGGGATTATGACGAATGCATGCATCAGTTATTTGCGGCAGGGGAGTATCAGACGATCATGAAACAGTTGTTAACGATGCCGCAGAATGCCACGACGACTGCCTATATGATGAAAGTACCATTGCAGGAAATTAAATATAATCTGGATTTTGCCTATCAGTATTTCTTCTGTTATTATGTTGCTCTTAATCCTAAGAAGTGCGATGAAATTTATGAATATATCAAACAGAACTGTAAGCAAGATGAATCAGTACTTTTATTTCGTTATGCTAATCTATTTTTCGATATCAATTGGGAATTTAAAGGAATCCCAACGATTCCTCTTGAAAAGATTGAATTGATTCCGGTTAATGATGTATCGAAAGCACACCTCCTTGTAAAAGAAGCGTATTTTATCTTTTTACAGGATCGTTATGAAGAGGCTATGCAGTATTTAGATCGTGCAGAAGAAATTTATTATAAGACCCAAAATGAATATGTTGAGAGTTTTGTTCTTGCCATTCGAACACAATTGTTAGAGGATCATGGTAATCTGAAGGATGCATTAACTTATTATGAGAAGATGCGTCTGTTTGTAGAACACCCCATTTCGCTTGCGGCATCTTACTATATCGGGATCGCAGGTGTTTATATCAAACAGTTGGATATGGTTCATGCCAAAGAATCACTGGAGAGGGCAAAAGCCTGCATCCATAAGGATGTGCCTAACGTAAAGAGTGCATATCTCTATACTTATGCGGAATATTGCTATGTGCTTGGTAAGGAGAATATTACAGAGGAGATCATTTCCGAATTAGGAAGTGAAAAGATGTATCAAAATATTTTTTTTCTAGCAAGGTTGCTTCGTTATCCAATCTATCGTGGAAATCATATGGATATGGCAGAAAAATTTCTTGAAGATTATAATGCTTCGAATGAGATTCTCAAAGGAAATGACTCTGAATTATTATGTGCCGGTATCTTATATGATCTGAATCGATTGGATGAGGTAAAGGAAAAAATCGACGCCTTGATCTTAAATGCGCGTAAGACACAGAACTACTTAAAAATCGTAGAGACCGATCTATTAAAAGTACGCTATTTATATGAACAGACGAATCAAGAACGAGAAATGCTAGATACGTTAACGGAAGCGATCACTTATGCATATAAGAAGGGAATCGCACTTCCAATCTGGTTTGAAAAGGATACAGTTAGGAAAATTTTATCCGATGAGAAGTATGATATGGCAAAGCGAATAACGGAGCCACAGAAAGTCTTTACTTGGAAGATACTTAATTTTAAGGGGGTGGAAGAGACAACGGTTGCAAGGCCTTATGATCTAACGGAACGCGAATTCGAAGTCGTAAATGAATTAAAAAAAGGTTATACCAATAAAGAAATTGCAGATCATCTTTGTATCTCTTTAGCAACAGTAAAAACGCATATGATCAACATCTATAGTAAATTAGGTGTTAATAATCGAGTGGCTGCGATAAATAAAGTTAATAAGTAA
- a CDS encoding ABC-type MDR transport system, permease component, which yields MLTIIKNDWKRMWEIKGALILAVCLTIISVAAAILLTNKAVVKGNIAVVGESKANLDSHYFDVTYLKKKPAESKLIQNRYDAVITMKKDGSFTIDTIKSDDLRNELENAIQNPEAFQDTKMQSERRIGTNIFGYMMMFLLMQGSLYARLFAEDKEKHVAERILVSPIPFHNYIFGHGIFMTSLIFIPSFLVVAVASIFGIDIGFSLLQYAVLIGVLSLLSTAFALFVNSFFNVSDTANMICNSVVVLTSVLGGSFYSVTKESSIFNKLLHFLPQKDLLAFADAWEKNSMTNMKQYELIYVILLIVVLLAIAVLRTRREYIYSRSE from the coding sequence ATGTTAACGATAATAAAAAATGATTGGAAACGAATGTGGGAAATAAAGGGTGCCTTAATCTTAGCGGTATGCTTAACCATTATATCAGTGGCAGCAGCAATCTTACTGACCAATAAGGCCGTTGTAAAAGGAAATATTGCTGTTGTTGGTGAGAGCAAGGCAAATTTAGACTCCCATTACTTTGATGTGACTTATTTAAAAAAGAAACCGGCAGAATCGAAATTGATCCAAAACCGATATGATGCGGTCATTACCATGAAGAAAGATGGTAGTTTTACCATCGATACGATTAAAAGTGATGATTTAAGAAATGAGTTAGAGAATGCAATTCAGAATCCAGAAGCTTTTCAAGATACCAAGATGCAAAGCGAACGTAGGATTGGAACGAACATCTTTGGTTATATGATGATGTTTTTATTGATGCAGGGATCACTATATGCGAGATTGTTTGCAGAAGATAAGGAGAAACATGTGGCAGAACGTATTTTAGTATCTCCAATTCCATTTCATAACTATATCTTTGGGCATGGGATCTTTATGACGAGTTTGATCTTTATTCCGTCGTTTCTCGTTGTTGCAGTAGCAAGCATATTCGGAATCGATATTGGATTCTCGTTACTACAGTATGCTGTATTGATCGGAGTATTATCCTTACTCTCTACGGCATTTGCACTATTTGTGAATTCCTTTTTTAATGTATCAGATACCGCAAATATGATCTGCAACTCCGTGGTCGTATTAACCTCTGTTTTAGGAGGCAGTTTCTATTCAGTAACAAAAGAGTCTTCTATTTTCAACAAGCTTTTACATTTTCTGCCTCAGAAAGATCTGCTGGCATTTGCCGATGCATGGGAGAAAAATTCAATGACAAATATGAAACAATATGAGCTTATTTATGTTATACTACTCATAGTAGTACTCCTTGCAATCGCAGTATTAAGAACGAGGAGAGAGTATATTTATAGCAGGAGTGAGTAA
- a CDS encoding ABC transporter, permease protein, with protein sequence MKNLWLITKEDFKNLITNPMWVFYAIGFPILLVIILGFLTKDNYSKNFSSFDFYGITLMIYAVINSGMTSANAFMEERIKKPNMRIIYAPGSAKNIYLSKVIASTLFSLLFHTLDMIFLCFVFAVHVTHIPEMFLLFALLELCFNTLGVMMCCIFKAETTTNQLQSIVVNLMGIFGGLLFSLDGYGAAIRHISMISPVKWIADASFQIMYDQNNTLFLPCVAGLIGSILIMLLVCAKTFRKEDCIC encoded by the coding sequence ATGAAAAATTTGTGGTTGATCACGAAAGAGGATTTTAAGAACTTGATCACGAATCCAATGTGGGTATTTTATGCCATTGGATTTCCAATTTTACTTGTTATCATCTTAGGATTTTTGACAAAAGACAATTATAGTAAGAATTTTAGTTCCTTTGACTTTTATGGAATTACACTTATGATCTATGCGGTTATTAATAGTGGTATGACCTCTGCCAACGCCTTTATGGAAGAGAGGATCAAGAAGCCAAATATGAGGATCATCTATGCGCCAGGAAGTGCGAAAAATATCTATTTATCAAAGGTGATCGCTTCTACTTTATTCTCATTGCTGTTCCATACACTCGATATGATATTTCTATGTTTTGTCTTTGCTGTGCATGTTACTCATATTCCAGAGATGTTCCTTCTATTTGCGTTATTGGAACTATGTTTTAATACGCTTGGAGTTATGATGTGCTGTATCTTTAAGGCTGAAACAACAACAAATCAATTGCAGAGCATCGTCGTAAACTTAATGGGTATCTTTGGCGGGTTATTATTCTCATTAGATGGATATGGAGCAGCCATCCGTCATATCAGTATGATATCACCGGTTAAGTGGATTGCAGATGCCAGCTTCCAGATCATGTATGATCAGAATAATACGTTATTCCTACCTTGTGTGGCAGGATTAATAGGAAGCATTTTGATCATGTTGCTAGTCTGTGCTAAAACGTTTAGAAAAGAGGATTGCATATGTTAA
- a CDS encoding ABC-type MDR transporter, ATPase component — protein sequence MKEIIKVSNLNKSFKEHHVVNDLSFSVKKGEILCFLGPNGAGKSTTINIICGLLGYDSGVIEFNGKNVVKCFNQFKRKLGVVPQDLALYEDLSAEANVSFFASLYGLRGSELVERTEQALSFVGLLDRKKDKTATFSGGMKRRLNIACAIAHEPELLIMDEPTVGIDPQSRNHILASIKKLRENGMTILYTTHYMEEVEEISTRILIMDSGNIIAEGTSESLKEDIFDERQFILELEDDDKLNTERFYRVEGVKKVERKEENLIITTMKNVENLDKIIALVIDSKSRIKNLFCRTASLENVFLKLTGKSLRD from the coding sequence ATGAAAGAAATTATCAAAGTAAGTAACTTAAATAAGAGTTTTAAAGAGCATCACGTAGTTAATGATTTATCATTTAGTGTTAAGAAAGGTGAGATCTTATGCTTCCTTGGACCAAATGGAGCAGGAAAAAGTACGACCATCAATATTATCTGCGGTCTGCTTGGTTATGATAGTGGAGTAATCGAATTTAACGGAAAGAATGTAGTGAAATGTTTCAATCAGTTTAAACGCAAATTAGGAGTCGTTCCTCAGGACTTAGCTTTATATGAAGATTTAAGTGCAGAAGCAAATGTCAGTTTCTTTGCTTCCCTTTATGGATTAAGAGGAAGCGAGTTAGTGGAGAGGACCGAACAGGCATTAAGTTTTGTCGGTTTATTAGATCGCAAGAAGGATAAAACAGCAACCTTCTCAGGAGGTATGAAGAGAAGATTAAATATCGCTTGTGCGATTGCTCATGAGCCAGAGCTATTGATCATGGATGAACCAACGGTTGGTATCGATCCTCAGTCGAGAAATCATATTTTAGCATCGATCAAAAAACTAAGAGAGAATGGAATGACCATCCTATATACGACTCACTATATGGAAGAGGTTGAAGAGATCTCAACAAGGATACTCATTATGGATAGCGGAAATATCATTGCAGAGGGAACGAGCGAGAGTTTGAAAGAGGATATCTTTGATGAAAGACAGTTCATCTTAGAATTAGAAGATGATGATAAGTTAAATACAGAGCGTTTCTACCGGGTAGAGGGCGTTAAGAAGGTAGAGCGGAAGGAAGAAAACCTGATCATTACCACAATGAAGAATGTGGAGAACCTAGATAAGATCATTGCCTTAGTCATTGACAGTAAAAGCAGGATCAAGAATTTATTTTGCCGGACAGCAAGTTTGGAGAATGTATTTTTGAAGTTAACCGGTAAGAGTTTGAGAGATTAG